A single region of the Mustela lutreola isolate mMusLut2 chromosome 2, mMusLut2.pri, whole genome shotgun sequence genome encodes:
- the WIZ gene encoding protein Wiz isoform X2, whose translation MDGPLAGGLAAPDRPRGPERLPGPAPREDIEGGAEAAEGEGGIFRSTHYLPVTKEGPRDILDGRGGISDGQPHPGLSEALPRATSATHRISSCCWDGGSLDFQPGSPPPHLLGHFPGPPDGQGTWEHPLAQEAREGIPSERRFEDSVIVRTVKPHIELEGSRRFLHHQGEAKLLEKSPRGHPRFDWLRDTDEQAPPQDGGLHLDLPPQPLPLTSFRTVLVPVEDATKTLDVTVVDTREPLADLEGLAQPSEWGLPRSASEVATQTWTVNAEASVERLQPLLPPIRTGPYLCELLEEVAKGVASPDEDEDEEPAVFPCIECSIYFKQKEHLLEHMSQHRRAPGQEPPADLAPLACGECGWAFADPGALEQHRQLHQASREKIIEEIQKLKQVPGDEGREARLQCPKCIFGTSSSKAFVQHAKLHVRELPGQPAREPFGGGSGAGSPGPDGTTLTYRPYRASSGLRGCVFCGFPAPSESLLREHVRLAHAHPHWEEDAEAFEEDPASQPGTSQDAYARFPDAAEDYFGKAEPLLAPTWQENPAGYDPSLAFGPGCQQLGMRDFPLSKPLLHGADQRPLGRPAFPSPLASAPYSLQPSRNKAMIHPQGLPAQLGSHRHPWSEEEEEDIPLASEMDFSPENGVFLPLATPSLIPQLALDLKRTFRKALRAAEASRAQQQQLRGMVPLVLVAKLGPQVLAAATRVPPRLQPEELGLGGAHPLDFLLLDTPLDGPLGLDALLDGDPEVALKHEERKCPYCPDRFHNGIGLANHVRGHLNRVGVSYNVRHFISAEEVKAIERRFSFQKKKKKVANFDPGTFSLMRCDFCGAGFDTRAGLSSHARAHLRDFGITNWELTVSPINILQELLATSAAERPPSPLGCEPGGSPSSFLTSRRPRLPLAVPFPPTWAEDPGPAYGDAQSLTTCEVCGACFETRKGLSSHARSHLRQLGVAESESSGAPIDLLYELVKQKGLPDTPLGLPPGLSKKSNSPKEVVAGAPRPGLLALAKPLDAPAVNKAIKSPPGFSTKGLAHPPSSPLLKKAPLALAGSPTPKNPEDKSPQLSLSPRPASPKAQWPQSEDDGPLNLTLDSDGGRELDCQLCGAWFETRKGLSSHARAHLRHLGVSDPDAKGSPIDVLHGLIRRDGVQIRLPPGRGTLAQLGRPPPTSAALSLLPPPPPAKKAKLKAAGTASPWGKQDLSAAAAAGIFWASDVEPSPLNLSSGPEPARDIRCEFCGEFFENRKGLSSHARSHLRQMGVTEWYVNGSPIDTLREILKRRTQSRPGGPPNPPGPSPKALAKVVGSGGPGSSLETRSPADLHLSPLAKKLPPPPGSPLGHSPTASPPTARKMFPGLAAPSLPKKLKPEQMRVEIKREMLPGALHGEPHPSEGPWAAPREDMAPLNLSSRAEPVRDIRCEFCGEFFENRKGLSSHARSHLRQMGVTEWSVNGSPIDTLREILKKKSKPCLIKKEPPAGDLAPALAEDGPPTAAPGPMQAPLPLAPMAGRPGKPGAGPAQVPRELSLAPITGAKPTATGYLGSVAAKRPLQEDRLLPAEVKAKTYIQTELPFKAKTLHEKTSHSSTEACCELCGLYFENRKALASHARAHLRQFGVTEWCVNGSPIETLSEWIKHRPQKVGAYRSYIQGGRPFTKKFRSAGHGRDSDKRPPLGLAPGGLAVVGRSAGGEPGPEAGRAADSGERPLAASPPGTVKAEEHQRQNINKFERRQARPPDASAVRGGEEANDLQQKLEEVRQPPPRVRPVPSLVPRPPQTSLVKFVGNIYTLKCRFCEVEFQGPLSIQEEWVRHLQRHILEMNFSKADPPPEEPRAPQAQTAAAEAP comes from the exons ATGGATGGGCCCCTGGCAGGCGGCCTGGCCGCGCCAGATCGTCCGCGTGGCCCTGAGAGACTACCTGGCCCAGCACCAAGGGAAGACATCGAAGGTGGGGCCGAGGCTGCCGAAGGGGAAGGTGGCATCTTCCGGTCTACCCATTACCTGCCTGTCACCAAGGAGGGACCCCGAGACATTCTGGATGGCAGAGGTGGCATTTCTG ACGGGCAGCCCCATCCCGGCCTCAGCGAAGCCCTCCCCCGTGCCACCTCCGCCACCCATCGGATCAGCAGCTG TTGCTGGGATGGAGGCAGCCTGGACTTCCAGCCgggctccccaccaccccacctccTGGGCCACTTCCCTGGCCCCCCTGATGGCCAGGGGACCTGGGAGCACCCACTGGCCCAGGAAGCCAGGGAGGGCATCCCATCTGAGCGGAGGTTCGAGGACTCGGTCATTGTGAGAACTgtgaagccccacattgagcttgAGGGATCTAGAAGGTTCTTGCACCATCAGGGGGAAGCGAAGCTCTTGGAGAAGTCCCCTCGGGGCCACCCCAGGTTCGACTGGCTCCGAGACACTGATGAGCAGGCCCCACCCCAGGATGGGGGGCTGCACCTGGACCTGccgccccagcccctgcccctcacctcctTCAGAACAGTGCTCGTGCCGGTAGAAGATGCCACTAAGACGTTGGATGTGACGGTGGTGGACACAAGAGAGCCCCTGGCAGACCTCGAAGGGCTGGCTCAGCCGTCTGAATGGGGCCTGCCCAGGTCGGCCTCAGAGGTGGCCACACAGACCTGGACAGTGAATGCAGAGGCATCCGTGGAGCGGCTGCAGCCGTTGCTGCCCCCGATCCGGACGGGGCCCTACCTGTGTGAGCTGCTGGAGGAGGTGGCCAAGGGGGTGGCCAGCCCGGATGAGGACGAGGACGAGGAGCCAGCCGTGTTCCCGTGTATCGAGTGCAGCATCTACTTCAAGCAGAAGGAGCACCTCCTGGAGCACATGAGCCAGCATCGCCGAGCCCCGGGCCAGGAACCCCCTGCCGACTTGGCCCCGCTGGCCTGTGGAGAGTGCGGCTGGGCCTTCGCCGACCCTGGAGCCCTAGAGCAGCACCGGCAGCTGCACCAGGCCTCCCGGGAGAAGATCATCGAAGAGATCCAGAAACTGAAGCAGGTCCCAGGCGATGAAGGCCGGGAGGCCCGGCTGCAGTGCCCCAAGTGCATCTTTGGCACCAGTTCCTCCAAGGCCTTTGTGCAACATGCCAAACTGCACGTGCGCGAGCTTCCGGGCCAGCCTGCCAGGGAGCCCTTCGGGGGCGGCAGTGGGGCTGGCAGCCCAGGCCCCGATGGCACCACCCTCACCTACCGACCCTACCGAGCCTCCTCGGGGCTCAGGGGCTGCGTGTTCTGCGGCTTCCCTGCACCCAGCGAGAGCCTGCTCAGGGAGCATGTGAGGCTTGCGCATGCCCACCCCCACTGGGAGGAGGATGCAGAGGCTTTCGAGGAGGACCctgccagccagccaggcaccagccAGGATGCATATGCCCGCTTCCCTGATGCTGCTGAGGACTACTTTGGCAAAGCTGAACCGCTCTTGGCCCCCACATGGCAGGAGAACCCTGCTGGATATGACCCCAGCCTGGCCTTTGGCCCAGGCTGCCAGCAGCTGGGCATGAGGGATTTCCCACTGTCAAAGCCACTTCTGCACGGCGCAGACCAGAGGCCCCTGGGAAGGCCAGCCTTTCCCTCACCTCTAGCATCTGCCCCCTACTCCTTACAGCCCAGTAGAAACAAGGCCATGATCCACCCCCAGGGGCTCCCAGCCCAGCTGGGGAGCCACAGACACCCTTGGAgcgaagaggaggaagaagacataCCACTGGCCTCAGAAATGGACTTTTCCCCCGAAAATGGGGTTTTTCTACCCCTAGCTACACCCAGCCTCATCCCACAGCTGGCCCTGGACCTGAAGCGAACTTTCCGGAAAGCTCTGAGGGCAGCTGAAGCCTCACGggcacagcagcagcagctccgaGGGATGGTGCCGCTTGTGCTGGTGGCAAAGCTGGGGCCACAGGTCTTGGCTGCAGCAACGAGGGTGCCCCCAAGGCTTCAGCCCGAGGAGCTGGGACTGGGGGGCGCCCACCCCCTCGACTTCTTACTCCTCGACACACCACTGGACGGCCCGCTGGGGCTGGATGCACTTCTGGACGGGGACCCGGAGGTGGCACTGAAGCACGAGGAGCGCAAGTGCCCCTACTGCCCCGATCGCTTCCACAATGGCATCGGCTTGGCCAACCATGTCCGAGGCCACCTGAACCGTGTGGGCGTCAGCTACAATGTGCGGCACTTCATCTCTGCTGAGGAGGTGAAGGCCATTGAGCGCAGGTTCtccttccagaagaagaagaaaaaag TGGCTAACTTTGACCCAGGCACCTTCAGCCTGATGCGTTGTGACTTCTGTGGGGCTGGCTTCGACACGCGAGCCGGCCTCTCCAGCCACGCCCGAGCCCACCTACGAGACTTCGGCATCACTAACTGGGAGCTCACCGTGTCACCCATCAATATCTTGCAAGAGCTGCTGGCCACCTCTGCTGCTGAGCGGCCCCCCAGCCCCCTGGGCTGCGAACCTGGGGGGTCACCTAGCAGCTTCCTGACCTCGCGTCGGCCACGCTTACCTCTCGCAGTGCCCTTTCCACCCACCTGGGCTGAGGACCCTGGGCCAGCCTATGGAGATG cccagagcctgactACCTGCGAGGTCTGCGGTGCCTGCTTTGAGACACGAAAGGGCCTGTCCAGCCACGCACGCTCCCACCTGCGGCAGCTGGGGGTGGCCGAGTCGGAGAGCAGCGGAGCCCCCATTGACCTACTCTACGAGCTTGTGAAGCAGAAGGGCCTGCCTGACACAcccctcgggctgcccccaggCCTGTCTAAGAAGTCCAACTCACCAAAGGAGGTGGTCGCTGGGGCCCCTCGGCCTGGCCTGCTTGCCTTGGCCAAGCCCTTGGATGCCCCGGCTGTCAACAAGGCCATCAAGTCACCTCCTGGCTTCTCGACCAAGGGCTTGGCCCATCCACCCAGCTCCCCACTCCTCAAGAAGGCACCACTGGCCCTGGCGGGCTCCCCTACCCCCAAGAATCCTGAGGACAAGAGCCCCCAGCTGTCCCTGAGCCCCCGGCCAGCCTCCCCAAAGGCACAGTGGCCCCAGTCTGAGGACGATGGGCCCCTGAACCTCA CTTTAGATAGTGACGGGGGCAGAGAGCTGGACTGCCAGCTGTGCGGTGCCTGGTTTGAGACCCGCAAGGGCCTGTCCAGCCACGCCCGCGCCCACCTGCGCCACCTGGGCGTCAGCGACCCGGACGCCAAGGGATCCCCCATAGACGTGCTCCACGGGCTCATCAGGAGGGACGGCGTCCAGATCCGCCTCCCACCCGGGCGCGGCACCCTGGCCCAGCTGGGGCGGCCTCCTCCTACCTCTGCGGCCCTCTccttgctcccccccccaccgccgGCCAAGAAGGCCAAGCTGAAGGCCGCGGGTACGGCCAGCCCCTGGGGGAAGCAGGACCTCTCGGCCGCCGCAGCCGCCGGCATTTTCTGGGCCTCTGATGTGGAGCCGTCTCCTCTCAACCTCT CCTCGGGCCCAGAGCCAGCTCGAGACATCCGCTGTGAGTTCTGTGGTGAGTTCTTCGAGAACCGCAAGGGCCTATCAAGTCACGCACGCTCGCACCTGCGGCAGATGGGTGTGACCGAGTGGTATGTCAACGGCTCACCCATTGACACACTACGGGAGATCCTCAAGAGACGGACCCAGTCCCGGCCTGGCGGCCCCCCTAACCCTCCAGGGCCGAGCCCGAAAGCCCTGGCTAAGGTGGTGGGCAGCGGAGGTCCCGGTAGCTCGCTGGAAACCCGCAGCCCTGCAGACCTTCACCTCTCACCCCTGGCCAAGAAGTTGCCACCGCCACCAGGCAGCCCCCTGGGCCACTCACCAACTGCCTCTCCTCCCACGGCCCGGAAGATGTTCCCAGGCCTGGCCGCACCCTCCCTGCCCAAGAAGCTGAAGCCTGAACAAATGCGGGTGGAGATCAAACGGGAGATGCTGCCAGGGGCCCTTCATGGGGAGCCACACCCATCCGAGGGTCCCTGGGCGGCACCACGGGAAGACATGGCCCCCCTGAACCTGT CGTCCCGGGCAGAGCCTGTTCGTGACATCCGCTGTGAGTTCTGTGGTGAGTTCTTCGAGAACCGCAAGGGCCTGTCAAGCCACGCGCGCTCCCACCTGCGGCAGATGGGCGTGACTGAGTGGTCTGTCAACGGTTCGCCTATCGACACGCTGCGAGAGATCCTCAAGAAGAAGTCCAAACCGTGCCTCATCAAGAAAGAGCCACCAGCCGGAGACCTGGCCCCTGCCTTGGCTGAGGATGGGCCTCCCACAGCTGCTCCTGGGCCTATGCAGGCCCCTCTGCCACTGGCGCCAATGGCTGGCCGCCCAGGCAAACCAGGAGCTGGGCCGGCCCAGGTTCCTCGAGAGCTCAGCCTGGCGCCCATCACTGGTGCCAAGCCCACAGCCACTGGCTACCTGGGCTCAGTGGCAGCCAAGCGGCCCCTGCAGGAGGACCGCCTCCTCCCAGCAGAGGTCAAGGCCAAGACCTACATCCAGACCGAACTGCCCTTCAAGGCAAAGACCCTCCACGAGAAGACCTCCCACTCCT ccACTGAGGCCTGCTGTGAGCTGTGTGGCCTTTACTTCGAAAACCGCAAGGCCCTGGCCAGCCACGCGCGGGCGCACCTGCGGCAATTTGGCGTGACCGAGTGGTGTGTGAACGGCTCACCCATTGAGACACTGAGCGAGTGGATCAAGCACCGGCCCCAGAAGGTGGGGGCCTACCGCAGCTACATCCAGGGCGGCCGCCCCTTCACCAAGAAATTCCGCAGCGCCGGCCACGGCCGTGACAGCGACAAGCGGCCGCCCCTAGGGCTGGCACCCGGGGGCCTGGCTGTGGTGGGCCGCAGTGCTGGGGGTGAGCCAGGGCCTGAGGCTGGCCGGGCAGCCGACAGTGGTGAGCGGCCTCTGGCAGCCAGCCCGCCAGGCACTGTGAAGGCCGAGGAGCACCAGCGGCAGAACATCAACA AATTTGAGCGCCGACAAGCCCGGCCTCCAGACGCCTCTGCAGTCCGGGGGGGAGAAGAGGCCAATGATCTAcagcagaagctggaagaggtgcGGCAGCCTCCGCCCCGGGTCCGGCCGGTCCCCTCCCTGGTACCCCGGCCCCCCCAGACATCACTGGTCAAATTTGTTGGCAACATCTACACCCTCAAGTGCAG GTTCTGCGAGGTGGAATTCCAGGGGCCCCTCTCTATCCAGGAGGAGTGGGTGCGACACTTACAGCGGCACATCCTGGAGATGAATTTCTCCAAAGCGGACCCCCCGCCTGAGGAGCCCCGGGCCCCGCAGGCACAGACAGCGGCGGCAGAGGCGCCCTAA
- the WIZ gene encoding protein Wiz isoform X4, whose amino-acid sequence MDGPLAGGLAAPDRPRGPERLPGPAPREDIEGGAEAAEGEGGIFRSTHYLPVTKEGPRDILDGRGGISDGQPHPGLSEALPRATSATHRISSCCWDGGSLDFQPGSPPPHLLGHFPGPPDGQGTWEHPLAQEAREGIPSERRFEDSVIVRTVKPHIELEGSRRFLHHQGEAKLLEKSPRGHPRFDWLRDTDEQAPPQDGGLHLDLPPQPLPLTSFRTVLVPVEDATKTLDVTVVDTREPLADLEGLAQPSEWGLPRSASEVATQTWTVNAEASVERLQPLLPPIRTGPYLCELLEEVAKGVASPDEDEDEEPAVFPCIECSIYFKQKEHLLEHMSQHRRAPGQEPPADLAPLACGECGWAFADPGALEQHRQLHQASREKIIEEIQKLKQVPGDEGREARLQCPKCIFGTSSSKAFVQHAKLHVRELPGQPAREPFGGGSGAGSPGPDGTTLTYRPYRASSGLRGCVFCGFPAPSESLLREHVRLAHAHPHWEEDAEAFEEDPASQPGTSQDAYARFPDAAEDYFGKAEPLLAPTWQENPAGYDPSLAFGPGCQQLGMRDFPLSKPLLHGADQRPLGRPAFPSPLASAPYSLQPSRNKAMIHPQGLPAQLGSHRHPWSEEEEEDIPLASEMDFSPENGVFLPLATPSLIPQLALDLKRTFRKALRAAEASRAQQQQLRGMVPLVLVAKLGPQVLAAATRVPPRLQPEELGLGGAHPLDFLLLDTPLDGPLGLDALLDGDPEVALKHEERKCPYCPDRFHNGIGLANHVRGHLNRVGVSYNVRHFISAEEVKAIERRFSFQKKKKKVANFDPGTFSLMRCDFCGAGFDTRAGLSSHARAHLRDFGITNWELTVSPINILQELLATSAAERPPSPLGCEPGGSPSSFLTSRRPRLPLAVPFPPTWAEDPGPAYGDAQSLTTCEVCGACFETRKGLSSHARSHLRQLGVAESESSGAPIDLLYELVKQKGLPDTPLGLPPGLSKKSNSPKEVVAGAPRPGLLALAKPLDAPAVNKAIKSPPGFSTKGLAHPPSSPLLKKAPLALAGSPTPKNPEDKSPQLSLSPRPASPKAQWPQSEDDGPLNLTSGPEPARDIRCEFCGEFFENRKGLSSHARSHLRQMGVTEWYVNGSPIDTLREILKRRTQSRPGGPPNPPGPSPKALAKVVGSGGPGSSLETRSPADLHLSPLAKKLPPPPGSPLGHSPTASPPTARKMFPGLAAPSLPKKLKPEQMRVEIKREMLPGALHGEPHPSEGPWAAPREDMAPLNLSSRAEPVRDIRCEFCGEFFENRKGLSSHARSHLRQMGVTEWSVNGSPIDTLREILKKKSKPCLIKKEPPAGDLAPALAEDGPPTAAPGPMQAPLPLAPMAGRPGKPGAGPAQVPRELSLAPITGAKPTATGYLGSVAAKRPLQEDRLLPAEVKAKTYIQTELPFKAKTLHEKTSHSSTEACCELCGLYFENRKALASHARAHLRQFGVTEWCVNGSPIETLSEWIKHRPQKVGAYRSYIQGGRPFTKKFRSAGHGRDSDKRPPLGLAPGGLAVVGRSAGGEPGPEAGRAADSGERPLAASPPGTVKAEEHQRQNINKFERRQARPPDASAVRGGEEANDLQQKLEEVRQPPPRVRPVPSLVPRPPQTSLVKFVGNIYTLKCRFCEVEFQGPLSIQEEWVRHLQRHILEMNFSKADPPPEEPRAPQAQTAAAEAP is encoded by the exons ATGGATGGGCCCCTGGCAGGCGGCCTGGCCGCGCCAGATCGTCCGCGTGGCCCTGAGAGACTACCTGGCCCAGCACCAAGGGAAGACATCGAAGGTGGGGCCGAGGCTGCCGAAGGGGAAGGTGGCATCTTCCGGTCTACCCATTACCTGCCTGTCACCAAGGAGGGACCCCGAGACATTCTGGATGGCAGAGGTGGCATTTCTG ACGGGCAGCCCCATCCCGGCCTCAGCGAAGCCCTCCCCCGTGCCACCTCCGCCACCCATCGGATCAGCAGCTG TTGCTGGGATGGAGGCAGCCTGGACTTCCAGCCgggctccccaccaccccacctccTGGGCCACTTCCCTGGCCCCCCTGATGGCCAGGGGACCTGGGAGCACCCACTGGCCCAGGAAGCCAGGGAGGGCATCCCATCTGAGCGGAGGTTCGAGGACTCGGTCATTGTGAGAACTgtgaagccccacattgagcttgAGGGATCTAGAAGGTTCTTGCACCATCAGGGGGAAGCGAAGCTCTTGGAGAAGTCCCCTCGGGGCCACCCCAGGTTCGACTGGCTCCGAGACACTGATGAGCAGGCCCCACCCCAGGATGGGGGGCTGCACCTGGACCTGccgccccagcccctgcccctcacctcctTCAGAACAGTGCTCGTGCCGGTAGAAGATGCCACTAAGACGTTGGATGTGACGGTGGTGGACACAAGAGAGCCCCTGGCAGACCTCGAAGGGCTGGCTCAGCCGTCTGAATGGGGCCTGCCCAGGTCGGCCTCAGAGGTGGCCACACAGACCTGGACAGTGAATGCAGAGGCATCCGTGGAGCGGCTGCAGCCGTTGCTGCCCCCGATCCGGACGGGGCCCTACCTGTGTGAGCTGCTGGAGGAGGTGGCCAAGGGGGTGGCCAGCCCGGATGAGGACGAGGACGAGGAGCCAGCCGTGTTCCCGTGTATCGAGTGCAGCATCTACTTCAAGCAGAAGGAGCACCTCCTGGAGCACATGAGCCAGCATCGCCGAGCCCCGGGCCAGGAACCCCCTGCCGACTTGGCCCCGCTGGCCTGTGGAGAGTGCGGCTGGGCCTTCGCCGACCCTGGAGCCCTAGAGCAGCACCGGCAGCTGCACCAGGCCTCCCGGGAGAAGATCATCGAAGAGATCCAGAAACTGAAGCAGGTCCCAGGCGATGAAGGCCGGGAGGCCCGGCTGCAGTGCCCCAAGTGCATCTTTGGCACCAGTTCCTCCAAGGCCTTTGTGCAACATGCCAAACTGCACGTGCGCGAGCTTCCGGGCCAGCCTGCCAGGGAGCCCTTCGGGGGCGGCAGTGGGGCTGGCAGCCCAGGCCCCGATGGCACCACCCTCACCTACCGACCCTACCGAGCCTCCTCGGGGCTCAGGGGCTGCGTGTTCTGCGGCTTCCCTGCACCCAGCGAGAGCCTGCTCAGGGAGCATGTGAGGCTTGCGCATGCCCACCCCCACTGGGAGGAGGATGCAGAGGCTTTCGAGGAGGACCctgccagccagccaggcaccagccAGGATGCATATGCCCGCTTCCCTGATGCTGCTGAGGACTACTTTGGCAAAGCTGAACCGCTCTTGGCCCCCACATGGCAGGAGAACCCTGCTGGATATGACCCCAGCCTGGCCTTTGGCCCAGGCTGCCAGCAGCTGGGCATGAGGGATTTCCCACTGTCAAAGCCACTTCTGCACGGCGCAGACCAGAGGCCCCTGGGAAGGCCAGCCTTTCCCTCACCTCTAGCATCTGCCCCCTACTCCTTACAGCCCAGTAGAAACAAGGCCATGATCCACCCCCAGGGGCTCCCAGCCCAGCTGGGGAGCCACAGACACCCTTGGAgcgaagaggaggaagaagacataCCACTGGCCTCAGAAATGGACTTTTCCCCCGAAAATGGGGTTTTTCTACCCCTAGCTACACCCAGCCTCATCCCACAGCTGGCCCTGGACCTGAAGCGAACTTTCCGGAAAGCTCTGAGGGCAGCTGAAGCCTCACGggcacagcagcagcagctccgaGGGATGGTGCCGCTTGTGCTGGTGGCAAAGCTGGGGCCACAGGTCTTGGCTGCAGCAACGAGGGTGCCCCCAAGGCTTCAGCCCGAGGAGCTGGGACTGGGGGGCGCCCACCCCCTCGACTTCTTACTCCTCGACACACCACTGGACGGCCCGCTGGGGCTGGATGCACTTCTGGACGGGGACCCGGAGGTGGCACTGAAGCACGAGGAGCGCAAGTGCCCCTACTGCCCCGATCGCTTCCACAATGGCATCGGCTTGGCCAACCATGTCCGAGGCCACCTGAACCGTGTGGGCGTCAGCTACAATGTGCGGCACTTCATCTCTGCTGAGGAGGTGAAGGCCATTGAGCGCAGGTTCtccttccagaagaagaagaaaaaag TGGCTAACTTTGACCCAGGCACCTTCAGCCTGATGCGTTGTGACTTCTGTGGGGCTGGCTTCGACACGCGAGCCGGCCTCTCCAGCCACGCCCGAGCCCACCTACGAGACTTCGGCATCACTAACTGGGAGCTCACCGTGTCACCCATCAATATCTTGCAAGAGCTGCTGGCCACCTCTGCTGCTGAGCGGCCCCCCAGCCCCCTGGGCTGCGAACCTGGGGGGTCACCTAGCAGCTTCCTGACCTCGCGTCGGCCACGCTTACCTCTCGCAGTGCCCTTTCCACCCACCTGGGCTGAGGACCCTGGGCCAGCCTATGGAGATG cccagagcctgactACCTGCGAGGTCTGCGGTGCCTGCTTTGAGACACGAAAGGGCCTGTCCAGCCACGCACGCTCCCACCTGCGGCAGCTGGGGGTGGCCGAGTCGGAGAGCAGCGGAGCCCCCATTGACCTACTCTACGAGCTTGTGAAGCAGAAGGGCCTGCCTGACACAcccctcgggctgcccccaggCCTGTCTAAGAAGTCCAACTCACCAAAGGAGGTGGTCGCTGGGGCCCCTCGGCCTGGCCTGCTTGCCTTGGCCAAGCCCTTGGATGCCCCGGCTGTCAACAAGGCCATCAAGTCACCTCCTGGCTTCTCGACCAAGGGCTTGGCCCATCCACCCAGCTCCCCACTCCTCAAGAAGGCACCACTGGCCCTGGCGGGCTCCCCTACCCCCAAGAATCCTGAGGACAAGAGCCCCCAGCTGTCCCTGAGCCCCCGGCCAGCCTCCCCAAAGGCACAGTGGCCCCAGTCTGAGGACGATGGGCCCCTGAACCTCA CCTCGGGCCCAGAGCCAGCTCGAGACATCCGCTGTGAGTTCTGTGGTGAGTTCTTCGAGAACCGCAAGGGCCTATCAAGTCACGCACGCTCGCACCTGCGGCAGATGGGTGTGACCGAGTGGTATGTCAACGGCTCACCCATTGACACACTACGGGAGATCCTCAAGAGACGGACCCAGTCCCGGCCTGGCGGCCCCCCTAACCCTCCAGGGCCGAGCCCGAAAGCCCTGGCTAAGGTGGTGGGCAGCGGAGGTCCCGGTAGCTCGCTGGAAACCCGCAGCCCTGCAGACCTTCACCTCTCACCCCTGGCCAAGAAGTTGCCACCGCCACCAGGCAGCCCCCTGGGCCACTCACCAACTGCCTCTCCTCCCACGGCCCGGAAGATGTTCCCAGGCCTGGCCGCACCCTCCCTGCCCAAGAAGCTGAAGCCTGAACAAATGCGGGTGGAGATCAAACGGGAGATGCTGCCAGGGGCCCTTCATGGGGAGCCACACCCATCCGAGGGTCCCTGGGCGGCACCACGGGAAGACATGGCCCCCCTGAACCTGT CGTCCCGGGCAGAGCCTGTTCGTGACATCCGCTGTGAGTTCTGTGGTGAGTTCTTCGAGAACCGCAAGGGCCTGTCAAGCCACGCGCGCTCCCACCTGCGGCAGATGGGCGTGACTGAGTGGTCTGTCAACGGTTCGCCTATCGACACGCTGCGAGAGATCCTCAAGAAGAAGTCCAAACCGTGCCTCATCAAGAAAGAGCCACCAGCCGGAGACCTGGCCCCTGCCTTGGCTGAGGATGGGCCTCCCACAGCTGCTCCTGGGCCTATGCAGGCCCCTCTGCCACTGGCGCCAATGGCTGGCCGCCCAGGCAAACCAGGAGCTGGGCCGGCCCAGGTTCCTCGAGAGCTCAGCCTGGCGCCCATCACTGGTGCCAAGCCCACAGCCACTGGCTACCTGGGCTCAGTGGCAGCCAAGCGGCCCCTGCAGGAGGACCGCCTCCTCCCAGCAGAGGTCAAGGCCAAGACCTACATCCAGACCGAACTGCCCTTCAAGGCAAAGACCCTCCACGAGAAGACCTCCCACTCCT ccACTGAGGCCTGCTGTGAGCTGTGTGGCCTTTACTTCGAAAACCGCAAGGCCCTGGCCAGCCACGCGCGGGCGCACCTGCGGCAATTTGGCGTGACCGAGTGGTGTGTGAACGGCTCACCCATTGAGACACTGAGCGAGTGGATCAAGCACCGGCCCCAGAAGGTGGGGGCCTACCGCAGCTACATCCAGGGCGGCCGCCCCTTCACCAAGAAATTCCGCAGCGCCGGCCACGGCCGTGACAGCGACAAGCGGCCGCCCCTAGGGCTGGCACCCGGGGGCCTGGCTGTGGTGGGCCGCAGTGCTGGGGGTGAGCCAGGGCCTGAGGCTGGCCGGGCAGCCGACAGTGGTGAGCGGCCTCTGGCAGCCAGCCCGCCAGGCACTGTGAAGGCCGAGGAGCACCAGCGGCAGAACATCAACA AATTTGAGCGCCGACAAGCCCGGCCTCCAGACGCCTCTGCAGTCCGGGGGGGAGAAGAGGCCAATGATCTAcagcagaagctggaagaggtgcGGCAGCCTCCGCCCCGGGTCCGGCCGGTCCCCTCCCTGGTACCCCGGCCCCCCCAGACATCACTGGTCAAATTTGTTGGCAACATCTACACCCTCAAGTGCAG GTTCTGCGAGGTGGAATTCCAGGGGCCCCTCTCTATCCAGGAGGAGTGGGTGCGACACTTACAGCGGCACATCCTGGAGATGAATTTCTCCAAAGCGGACCCCCCGCCTGAGGAGCCCCGGGCCCCGCAGGCACAGACAGCGGCGGCAGAGGCGCCCTAA